The Manihot esculenta cultivar AM560-2 chromosome 8, M.esculenta_v8, whole genome shotgun sequence genomic interval CTCGCGGAGATGGCAACTGTTTCTTTCGAAGCTTTATGTTTTCATACCTTGTATGCCTTGTTTATATGTATTTTGTCCAATTTTCgtgcttttttttaaatttattcccaCACATTTCTTTCTCATGGGAATTTGATACTGTAAATAGGAGCATATTTTAGAGACACAAGACCGGGCAGAAGTTGATCAAATCAAAAGAAAGGTGGAAGAATGTAGGAAAACGCTTCAGAGTTTGGGATATGCTGACTTTACATTTGAGGATTTTTTTGCGGTAACCTATTTTGTGCACTTCTTTATTCTGtacttgtatttttttttttcgttagtTTTTGAGTTACGGAAATTCTTCCTTTATGCTGTGGTGTACTTGTATCTAATATGCTTAACCATTCCTCTCAAAGAGACTTATGATCATCGTTTAGGATAATGTCATTGCTGATTCTTGTCTTTGGTTTTACTGTATAACTATAAGATGTTTCTACCTCAACAATGGAGGTTTGAAGTTCTGCTAATTTGATGGATGGGTATAATAGTATCATTGCTGACCTTTTCAGTATGCTTCTCTAAGGGAATGGTAGGCCTGTGTACTTCACTTGAACTCAAGTTGTACATGGGTTTAAATGTCTAATGAATGGTGAAGTTGATACTGAGGGTTTATCTGATTAATAatggggaaaaagaaaaagagaaggaaCGGGAAAATTTTCTGCAATGCAAATTACAAAATACAGTTGAATTTAGCTTAATGTCAatcttttattcttcattttaaaatgaaaaaagttATATTCAATTGCctgttatattatttatataggaAGATCTAATTCCTCTAgcaattttcaaataatttttgttaaaGACTAATGAAGGCTTTCCTTATACCAGCATTTGCTAATTCTTGTCTTAAAATGTTTGCTGTAGTTACTTGCTATAGCTGCAGTGTTATGGTGATTGTAAATTGAATTAACAAATATAGCAAGTGAAAAAGGTATTAAGAATATGACTACAAAAAATGAACGaacaaaatttttagaaaaaggCATAAATTATAGAACTGAATATACCAAATACACAAAGTGAATGCTTTTTATGGAAATTTTGTAATAAGAAGCTACTTACTACAACCCTGTAGTTCTAATCGCTGTACCTGCCAGCAttcctttttatttatcttGGTAACATACGTAAAAAACtgaatgataaaaaattttccagCTATTCCTGGAGCAGTTGGACTGTGTCCTTCAGGGAAATGAATCTTCAATCAGGTACCTTTTGTCTTTTGCTTTCTGGTATTTCTGTTAATAATTCTGACAGTGCATTTACTTTGGTATCTTAAGTTTCATTAGACCTTATCTCAAGAAGTTTTGCTTGTAACCATGAACGAACATAATGCATGGAGCATGGTATTccataataaataatttctgcataggatttttttttccctgAGTACGTGCAATGAACTctgtttcattattattattattatttatttacagtCACGATGAGCTCTTAAATAGGAGTCGGGATCAATCAATATCAGACTACGGTAAGCGACTTTAAGGACTTCATGGTATGAATGTGCTCCTCCTCTTAATAAAATATGTCCTAACAGATTTAGTTGGTTAGTTGTCATGTTTTTCAGATTCGTTACCTCTGGGGAAATACGGAAACGCTCCGAGTTTTTTGAACCATTTATATTGGGGTTAATGAATGCAACAGTAGAACAGGTTTGTTCaatgctaattttttttttatttgttacaTTTTCATTTCATTACCAGTTTCTTGTCATTATGGACTTTGGTCTTGGACAGAAAATTAGGGTGATTATAGTCTCTGCACAGCAGCTATGATTACATTTTTAATGTACACTTCTCCATATTTTTGTCCTCGTGCAAATTCTTTCATAGACTTGTTTGTTACTGTAATACCTTGGCTAGACTGTAAGATTATCATTGTTGAAATTCTGTTTCATGTGTTTCTAGAAGTTTGGCCATTGGCTTTATATTTTTGTTAGCATGGAGACCCCAATTTCAATTCTACCTCCCTTTATCTCTCTAATGTTACTATCTGGTTTGGTATAGTTTTGCAAGTCATCTGTGGAACCCATGGGTGAAGAGAGTGACCATGTGCACATTACTGCCCTATCAGATGCCTTGGGTGTGCCTATTCGCATTGTATACCTAGATCGCAGTTCTTGTGATACAGGCGGTGTTAGTGTAAATCATCACGATTTCATTCCTGCGGCTGATGATCTCCCAAATTCTACTAGTGGTGATTCCGTGACCAAGAATCCCTTCATTACTTTGCTTTATCGTCCAGGTCACTATGATATTCTATATGCAAAGTGACTTCTTGCTTACTCTGGTAAGCTAATCTTGAATCTTTCTAGTCATAACGCACTAATAGTCTGTGTGGGAGGGTATGGTGGGGGGCTTCTCCGCTCTTGTCTTTGTAAAACATGTAAACCTCTGTTGAAAATTTTTTGGTTACTGCATCATAGGCACTTAAATGCCAGTTGTTGTCATTAGGATTTAACACCATTCGGTTCTGATACCTGCCTGTAACattattaaaatgttaaattgaatttttcccCTCCTTGAATGATATTAGGTAATAATTTTCATGGATATTTGTTCATTGAATCTTCATATACATATATTGCAGATTGTTAATTGATTCCTGGCAAATTGTGGAGCATGAAGGTAAAAAGGGAGTCATGACAGTAACCCTAGTGTTGTTAAGGCAAAGGCCTAAGCTCATTTGCTTTATGATCTGTAGCTTCTGAAAAATATTCAAATACTTCTGAACCCTTAGAGTGGGGACAGAAATGCAAGGTTGCTAGAAATGCCGGGGACAATCAATTTCACTTCATGGATTAAGCATGTCCTCACCTGGTATTTAATTATGACTGTGAAATTGTTTTGCTAAATGGggaaaattttatgttttcatgGATTAAGCAGGCCCTCACCTGGTCTTTAATCATAACTGTGAAATTGCTTTGCTAAATgggtaaaaatttatattatcctgatttttcttttttcttctccctttttttcttcctttttttttcaagaTTTCTTTTAACAGCTTGCTGCTTTTTTGGTCATATCCATCTGTGAGGGTATCAAAAGCCTGCCATTTCCAGCCATGAGTTTGAGATTTTAGGTGCTAACAGCTACAAAGGTTGGTTTAGTATGTAGTTACCAAGCTTGTTGACACAAGTGTCCCAATATAATTGTTGGCAAAATTAGATCCGCATTGTCATTGCTTCTTTTTGTAGTTGCAATCAATGAATTATTAGAGGAAATTTGCGCAGAGTATTAGCGGAATTCCTGCCAGGGACAATCATGGTCGAGTTATTGAAGTCCAGCCATTCATCTACATAAAGACTGCAATCAGCAAACGAGTATAAATTGTTCGCTTGCTGTTTCTTTCTGGTGCGTCGGCTCATGCTGTTCTCGTCATGCTCTATCATCCTTCATCAATAGACAAGTGCCTTATCAAACTGGCAGATGCCAGATGATAGAACCGTAATTGAATCAAAGCATAAAATAGACCTATATTCGAAGTCTAGCAAATTTTccgaaataaaaaaataaaaaaattaatgatacacagtatttcaaaattttacgaCAAAGAGATCCCTGGCTTTTATATATCAGCAATTACATAAGGGATGAAAGCCCAAAAAAGTATCAAGAAGAAAATGTGTTAGGAGAGCAGCCTCCAGAGAACCTCGGTGAAAGTTTCCTCGTTGCTCAGAAACTCCTATACATCTACTTTATAAATATTACTCTCGAGAGCATCCAAAATTTTGAAGCTTCACTTCGTGCCTCTTTCTTCTCAACCAATCAGAATTTAAAGAAAAACCCAAACGAATCAGAATCTCACTTTTGTTCTGGCTATGAATTACTTTCCCTAAAATTTTTAAGAGCTTCTCAACAACAGAAAAATGTGTATGCTTTCCACCCCAATGTATTAATCAAAGACTTGGGAAGGTACCATTCTCAAATTACTCAATCCTAAGGGGTTAGTTGCCCTCAAAAATAGATGCCTTCCTCAGTCAGATTCCTTACCAGACCCTGATGAAGCATCCCCATTCAAGGGATCCTCCCTGTTTGCCAAACTTAGCAGACATCCTTGCTCGTTCTCCTCATGTGTAATGGTTTTAGGTATCCCAGTTCTAGTTCGGACATTATGCCCCAATGGAAAAGGCACCTACAGATGAGGAAAAGGTCAGCATATGAAATCTCTCAAATCATCTTCTCCCTTTTAACAAGAGAAATTTGGTTTTCCTACATCTTAGAGGAGGGAATCTGAAGCCAATGTTTCAGTACCATTACAAATGCAAAGTACTTTTAGCAGGAAATCCACCTCCAAGTTTGGCAAGAATTTATAGATATATGGCTAACTACTCGCTAGAATCTATAGTGCCTGTGATTGTGTGAAATTCATACCTGATCACCAGCATTGGGGCCATCAGTATTGAATAGAATGGGTCGGCATCGTTTATCCTCATTCATCAAGCTTGAATTCTGGAAATGTGCAACGAGAGCAGCTTTTCCTTGTATGCGAGCATATGCAAGTGATGCTACCTTTTCACTATTGAATTTCTCCCATTTCTTTCCATTAAACACCTGCCATAATTAGATTTTTCCTTTTAGATTTAGCATACCTGCATAAAATTTAAACCCTTTGAGCTTACACAGAACTAACCTGATAGAATGGAATTATCTGGCTTGGGGCAATCATATTGATAAATGCATACCCCACATTGCACTTATTCTACAACAAATGTAAGTCAAGAAGTAGTGCATATGATTACAAAAGTAACATAAACATGACAAGTATGGGTCTCCTGGACCATAAATTTACAGGCTATATATTTCACTTGCCTTGAAATCAATTGGTAGATAAATGAAATCATAAGTTCCTTTATGGTGTTCGTCAATTGTAGCCAGAAGCATTTTTGAAGTATACCTGCAATAACGATCAGATAAGTGTCTTAAATCACAATCGTAAACCACAGTATCTGTGACAATCAATCCATGGAAATGTTAATTTAACTCATCTAAAGTTCAACACAATTTCAAAATCATTGGGCATGTCTAAATCAGATAGTTCAATGGACTAAAAGTTAATCTTTCACAAGACAACcttaaacaattttaaaatagcAACGAGTATTAACATGGTCACAGAAACAAAGGAATGCACCACGTACTTGTTAGGTATATTCTTAATCATAAGTGTGGTTCGGTTATCTTCCCCTTGCAGTATGCGATCTATATCAAGTTCATACTGTTTCTTGTCAGCCTGGTTACTACTGACTTCATTTCTTCGGCTCCTTCCACGTTCATTTGGAGAGTCAAATGAATTGGTCGTAGGAATCATTCGGCTCCTGCCAGAGAAAACTGGGGATCTCTGATGGTGTGGTTGGAATCCTACATGTTCAGGGGGATTTGACAAGTCCACATAGTTACCAGCAACATTCGGGAACATGGTAGGAGATAAAAGTTCCATAGACTGCAGTGAGTTATGAGAAACTCTCAAGCTCCCAAGGGAACCTGGATGAAAACCAGAAGTCTTAAGAGATTCCGCTGCATAAGCGCGTCTCTCCCAGAGAGAGGAATTAACAGTTGGAGCTGATCCCACATGGTGGTTATTTATAGGTAAAATGGAGTTAAGAACAGGAGGTGGTGCTCCAGGAGGTCCATGTAGCCGCAGTCTGGGATGAGCCATTGAAATTCCATTGACAAAGGATGGTGAACTTGGCCATATCAAGCCTGGAGAATGTGGGTGATAGGAGTTATCCCATGCACAATTATGTCCAGGAAGAGAGGGGCTTCCATTAACAGTGGATCCAAAAACTGTAAACAAGAAAGCAATGGACTAAAATAGATATAAAACAATTTGACTGAAATAATTGAATTCTGATTTCCATCTGAAGAAAATCATTAAATATGCATAGTTTCCAAATATTCCGACTTCAATATTAGAATGCAAAGTTAACGAAATGAACTCACATAAGACCTCTTAACCTACAGAGTATCTCTGCATGTAATGAGAACTATGGTAAATAGGATAAGACAGGTCATTTTGACCTTTCTcaccctaaaacatcataggatGCAATTATATGCTGGCACTCATTTAAATAGGAACTTAACTTCCACCAAGATTTTGGAGGTGGAAGAGTCTTGAAAGTAGAAAACTGCAATCATCTCTATCTAATTACAAGTCAAGCAAAGAAGATAACATAAACGAAACTTAGCTTTCGTTGAGCCAAAtagctgttttttttttcctccttaAAATGACATTATAGCTATACAAGTGTGCCAGCAATGGCGAGGCAAGGCAGGAAAATAACGGCTCTGTTGTGTTGCCAAGCTTCTTCTGGTTTTGCTATTTTGGAAGTTTAAAGCAAAATTTGGTGAGAAAAAAGGCAATATTGAAAAGTTTTCTTGTTTCATTTTGTtaatttcctttcctttctcaTGTGAAGTAACCTATATTTATCACTACAGTATTTTGTTAGTATACCAGTTTCATATCAAATTCAGAATATATAAAAAGTGCTTGTTAGGAAGCAAATACAAGAAAAGCACAAAGTCAAACCGAAGGATCCCCCAAGAATAAGTAAAAAGCATTTGGATTGGAAACAATTGCATTTACCCCCATCATTGAATTCAATTGAGCGTCCATCTGTGCCAGTTTTGTGTGACTGCCTGTTATCAATTCTTTCAAGGGGCTTTTGACTTGTGTTTGTAGTCATGCTGCCAAGAGAATTGCAGTGAAGAACGCTTTTCAAACCATTATGGTATTCTGGAAGTGAACGAGGATGAAAAATTTGTGTGCCTTGAAAATCAAAGTTTAATTGACCCTGCATGCGACCAGGCTCAGCAAGGCCAGTTTGATTACCAGCTGATTCAACCCTCAAAAGAGAGGACAAGCTATTAGGAACACTAGAACATTCAGATTCCAGAAATGGGGCTTGTGTTGCAGACGGTAGTCCCAAGGTACTTGCATTATTCATGCTACGGGAAATAACTGCACCATATGGGGGAGCTCCTGTTAACAATGTTTCATAAAAGAATTGAAACAGTAATATTTAGTAAGCAAGTCCATTGGTAATAATCATACCAGGGCCATACTCTGCTGAGTTATTGGGAGCGCTACTCTGATGTGCATGAGGGCCATACTTATCATGTTCCAACCAACTGCAACACAAAAGGACTGCTTAATAGAAGATATAAAGCAGCTATTTCTCTAACCCCAAACAAGGACAACAAAAAGCAAGCATGCAGTATAGACTCTCGGGCTTGATTCATGAGGTACAGCAGTGGGGTTGAGTTAGAGTTggatttatcattttaattaggtcaagcagaagcaaaagcaataCACTGCAAATCTGACCCAAAAACAACTTGGTGCTCGCTCCTTAACCAGCAACCACTGAAACAATAAGAACTATTACACTTTAGATGGTGGAGAGAGTGAGAGAGAGGTTTCTGTTCTGATGCACCTAAATTTGATCATCATTCCAATGAAACTAAAGCAAAATtaggaaggaaaaaaaaaattcaagaaagTAAATGCAGAAAAATATAGTTGGTTAATACCATCTTGAACCCCCTGTATAGCATGGCTCAAGCTTAATTTGCTTCCCTGCAATATTACTCCTGTTCAACGCATGAAGAGCACCTTCTGCAGCTCTAAGATCGTAAAATTCAATGAATTTGTAATGACTTCTGTGTGGGCTTCCGCGAATCTGCAAAGCAAGAACAACATGCATACATGCCTCATTCATAGTTACTCTTTTGTTAAGTGACAAAAATTAGGATACTTACCACCTTAATTTCTCCATATACACCAAAAATCTGATGAAGTTCATCATTTGAAATGGAAGAATCAAGGTTGAAAGCAATAAGGGTCCCCTTATTAATATCTTTATCTGAGGGGTTGTCCTGATAAAAGTGGAAAAATAAGGTACGGAGTCATGCGATAAAACTTGTGCATGTGTCTCAGAAACCTAAAAGACGCTAAACAATGGGAATGCTATTCTGCAACAACCATAATGATGATTGATTTAATAAAAGCACAATCATACATCAGGGAGAACTTCAGGAGCTTACCTTTGGGATTGAGTAGTGAATATCAAGTTTCCTATGCCCAAGTGTTCTATCCTGAAGTGCTTTCATTGCAATCCTTGCAGCTCGAATATCATAATAGGAGATCATAACAAAACCACGATGCTTGCAAGATGTATAAAGAGTATGGATATCTCCATATTGCTGCAGAGTcgaagaaaaaaaatgattacATTAGGTACTAGTTCATGTGAGACAGATAGCTCATGTAAATAACATACATGAACCACAAACATGGGCAATAAATGATGTAAAACACGCACCTCAAATAAGGCTCTTAACTCAGAATCTTCAACATTGCTATCTAGATTTCTCACAAAAAGAGTTCGAGAAGGGTGTTCACCGTGAGGGTGTTGTCCAGCTTTTGAACCATTGCTGAGCCCTGGCTGACCATTAGAAAATGCTCCTGGAAATTCAATATCATTCTGTGTTGCAGGTCTATCATCTCCCAAATCCAATCCACCAACACTGTTGAAAAAGTCCAACTCCTCCATATCATCTTTGCTATTGGATTGGTTGATATTGTCCAGCTTATCAGTTATTCCCCTAAACAAGTCATCATCACTAGGAAGAAGGTTTCCAATGGTTTGGGCCTCAATTTCTTCAAGGGATTCAAAAGGTTCACCATCCTCAAAGTGGGAGGCAATAGTACCAACAGAATGGACATGTGGTATATTGCTTGAGGATAATCTCACTGTACCAAAATCATAATGCTTATAGTTAGATAAGAAACAATAACCTAGAGGAAACATAGAAGCCAAATCTAGGTATTGGAGGGGGGTTACATCTGGGACATAATTGAATGTGAAGCATGTGTAGATTTTTGCATGAAGGAACATTAGCAAGGGGAAAGAAACGTACCCTGTCTACTAAATAAATCTGATAATGAGCTTGAGAAGAGACTATTCTCATACTGAGTTGCTATCATGTCAACTTTGCCACCTTCGGGGAAACAAGATGCTGACTGTCCATTAAAACTGGATCTTGTCTCATGGACCACAGGTCTCAACAAAGTTGACGACTGACTCATTGCCATCCCTGTTCCCGCTGCTTGCCTAATTAAGCTATGATTCAATTTCTGATCCCGCACTAGGAAAGAATGATGAAGTCCAAGTGACTTTGCTGTCTGACAACCCACAGCTCCAAGATTTTCCAGGGGTAACACAGCTACGGATTTCCCAGTGGCTGTTCAAGTAATTATGTCAATTGTTACTCCTCCAATGCAGCATTCCTTTATATAGCAAAATATTAATTGCATTTAATACTGAATTAAGAAAAAGAATCTCTctcttaaaatttgaaaaaaaaattgctcaAATGAAGCATGGTGTCTTTATCAGGGGAGGATCAAAGTAAGCCCAGGGGCTTATCTAAAAGCACTAAACAAATGCAAGGCACAAGAATTGCATTTCCTCATGATCTACCTTTGCCCATAATTTACACGCTTAGTCATTGAATACATGCTTCcagaaaaatcaataattatattacaTTTGATTAGATTATCAAAAGCCCTAAGCTGTAAATGTTGATCCCTATTAAAGAGCTGTTACATAATTATAGATTTATTGGGCTTCAGATAATGGCAGTTGGTAGATATATTTGATCCATATGTATATTATTAGATGTTATCTATTTTACTAAACATAATACGTGTCATCTAATAGACCTCATTAATGTCAGATTACAACACCCCATTAGCTTCCTTTTGTACATTCATGATATTTATAGATTATTTCTTGTATGAATTAGTTATAGGTGCATATCTCAGGCCAACTGAATCCTTCCAAACAATCAAAACGAATGTGAAAATCTAGGAAAGAAGGTACACCGAGTTAAAACTCTAACTGGTTGAGTATGAAAAAGTTGGTTGTAACTTCCTAAAAGTTCATAAAAAATACTGTTCAATTTGCAGTAAGAACAATTTAAAGATCGCTTatcaaaaagaaaagaccaaaacACAAGGTACACAATATCATGCATGTCCTCAGTGGAGCAAAACACTGACCATGTCCATGATGATCAGGCATGGTATCCAACTTCCCAAACCCAATGCGTCTCTGCAACGAGTAGAAAACAAAAGGAAGAACAATGATTCCAAccaacaaaaggaaaaaaaaaaaaaaggtttttaaTGGTGCATTATGGCTAAAATGATGGGTGAGTGTGTatacatacacatatatatacatattactAGTAATTGCATACCTCACTAGCCAAAGATGCATCCTCAGAGAAGAACGATAATGAGGACAAACCTGGTGAACTCTTTGCTTCAGATGGCATGATGATTGACATCTAAAAATCCATAAACCCCAAAACAGTAATGTCATATATGGGCGGCCTAATACTCATGCACATTATACATCTTCGTAAACACAATCCAAAATCTTTCTCCTCTCCAGCAAGGGAACTCTGCATTTCCAAAATTTGGAAGGTAATTCAACCAATAAAGAGACAACTAGACTACCCAACAAAATAATGCGTGTAGGAGATTAGAATTACAAGGCGTAATATTTCCTATTTGTCTAATAAAGATTTGCAAGTTGATTTGGACTATGATCTCAAAATGGAAGTACTGAAAGGATGAAAAAAACAATTAATGATAAGATTACAAAACAATTCCACAGCATGAGAATTAAAAGATATGTAATTCCGAATTGTTCATCAACTATCATTAATTGCATAATCAGACGGGTAATTTTGATAAAAGATCAGCAAGATCCGAAGAGCTGGAAGTAAAATTCACTTCCACCAATGAAACCAAAAAATTGCAAAATTCAACTAGTTGTAGCTAAAGCGCGTGCGCGCAATCTGCCTAGAAACATACAATTTGAATACAATTCTAAAACACAAAGAAATATATAAACTTCGACTTTCGAAGAGAACTGATCATCAGAGGATCGGAAAGACAGAACAGCGGCTTGAAGCAATAAATGTGAGAATATGTTGACAAAGCGTAACAAACAAACCTTATTAAATCCCAAAAAGAGTGCAATTCAGAGCGAGGTGAGACAAGGCGGACGTGAGCAAGGGAGCAATTTAAACAAAGTTAACACTGACCAGAGATGGAATAAATTACGCCATAAGGCAAGGAAAATTGAATACAGAAGCCATTATCCAGGCATCTGTGACTTGTAAGATCTTCCGAACCCTAACTTGGATTCTCTTTTCCCTGCATTGCACGTTAACCTCCACCTCCTTTCTcatttctccattttttttccttttttatgcCTTCATTATTGTTTATATCCTATAAATTTTCTCTCACTCCACGCCCAGCGGAGCAGTGGAAATTTCTGTCGGAATCTATGAAGTATCCGGCGAGAAACGGAACTTTCTCGCCAGAGACAGGTGAGAGAAATGGACCTGACTCTTGCTAAGACGAATAGCCGTTTGTTgcaaaggaaaaataaataaataaaacacttTGACTGGACTCCAACAAACAGAAGATCATGAGGTCGGAAAACCGTTAAACAGTTTAACGGCGTAAAGTCGTAATCCTTGTTCTGTGGTCTCAGCGAGTCTTTTTAGGCTTTGTGTCTGGAAAATACACAAGTAAATGGCATACTACTCTTTATTATTACTCCTTTCAtggtttaatatttttattaaaaaatatttttatatatgctttaacatttttttaaaattattgttaggtctttttaaaaaatttattaatttattattatttcaaaattatcaattatgtttttatattttataacatttaaataTTAGTCATTATGTCCAAAAAAGAGTGCACGTCCAATCGCTAAAGGCAGATTGGT includes:
- the LOC110621769 gene encoding OVARIAN TUMOR DOMAIN-containing deubiquitinating enzyme 1; amino-acid sequence: MQNQNHNQNQNLEGQLPDEQTASQFEDWANFGDDDIMQQHSAIRSAEADKIPFLGEKEPISALAAEYESGSPILIEKIKVLAEQYVAIRRTRGDGNCFFRSFMFSYLEHILETQDRAEVDQIKRKVEECRKTLQSLGYADFTFEDFFALFLEQLDCVLQGNESSISHDELLNRSRDQSISDYVVMFFRFVTSGEIRKRSEFFEPFILGLMNATVEQFCKSSVEPMGEESDHVHITALSDALGVPIRIVYLDRSSCDTGGVSVNHHDFIPAADDLPNSTSGDSVTKNPFITLLYRPGHYDILYAK